GCGCTAAACAGGAAAACAGCTCTCAGTGCTCGGAATTGTTACATTATTTGTACGGCATTTTTTCGGGTCCGCCGGCTCACCTGCGCCGGGAGGCTGCACCGCTTCAGCGCTTTTCCAAGGACCTTAAGATCACTGTACCAGCAACATGAGGACAGAAAGGCGGGGAAAGGGTAGTCTCCTATATATGGCGGTTGTCTCTTATATATTAATATGCATTGGCGTCGATTAGCCCCCGCTCCTTGTAATCTCTGACAACCGCAAAcgccttcaaaagctttcttcttgcacCGAGTGCAGAAACGCCCATGGATTCAAGCGCATCATCTTCAAGGTAAACCAGCTCAGCCCATGGTTTTCCGCTCAAAGCATCAGAGTACTTGTGCAGCCTCAAAGACTTCAGCCAAGCAGGAATGTTATTTAGAAGCTTTGGATCCGTTAACGTTTTTGGGTtcatggaagaagaagcagatgATCCATTAGATCCAGTTGGTGAGCTGAGTCCGTTGTGTGGATTTGGCTTAGGCTGGGTAGGCGATTTCTTTTGCACTGGCTTCCCGGACGAACCCATTTTTCTCCTGAGCTGCGGGTCAGCAGAGCGAGGCCTATGGGTAAGGTCGTTGATGTAGTCGTAGATGGGCTGGCTGTTTGAAGGATTTTGAGGAATAGGAGACCACTGGCGACTCATATGATGGTCCATGTTGTTGTTTAACAAAGAGTCCAGAGTCAATGGCTGGGGAGTTGGTCCTCTGTCTGGCATAGGGGCTATGACTTGAGGAGATCTCACGCTAGGTGAAATGTACCCACTGCTGATCAGACTGTCCAGCT
This is a stretch of genomic DNA from Lachancea thermotolerans CBS 6340 chromosome D complete sequence. It encodes these proteins:
- the VTS1 gene encoding Vts1p (some similarities with uniprot|Q08831 Saccharomyces cerevisiae YOR359W VTS1); translated protein: MFKEESMSFPPRVHSPVGMPRRAHPGAVLLSPQASAMNNSHSTGPGNSGVSQLPLSPQLSSQHLSLNDLLDQQQNMLVDSQRAAAGPAVVSPMLQPSSSMFLDTFTRPASSGAQVPAPQHNSMVNFAHDLNQLCSWMAMLSTSQQNSVMDNLLSSLNEEVLQHTKLKLDSLISSGYISPSVRSPQVIAPMPDRGPTPQPLTLDSLLNNNMDHHMSRQWSPIPQNPSNSQPIYDYINDLTHRPRSADPQLRRKMGSSGKPVQKKSPTQPKPNPHNGLSSPTGSNGSSASSSMNPKTLTDPKLLNNIPAWLKSLRLHKYSDALSGKPWAELVYLEDDALESMGVSALGARRKLLKAFAVVRDYKERGLIDANAY